From a single Erpetoichthys calabaricus chromosome 1, fErpCal1.3, whole genome shotgun sequence genomic region:
- the star gene encoding steroidogenic acute regulatory protein, mitochondrial gives MLPATFKLCAGISYRHLRNMTGLQKTAAVALSQKLRRFADPGPGNWISQVRRRSSLLSCRTEEKRPYGEAEMSYVRQGEEAMQKSVHILGDLDGWKTETVAPNGDRVLSKVLPDVGKVFKLEAVLDQPLATLYTELVDNMESMGDWNPNVKQVKILQKIGQDTMVTHEVASETPGNIVGPRDFVSVRCAKRRGSTCFLAGMSTKYSSMPEQKGVVRAENGPTCIVLRPNAEDPTKTKFIWLLSLDLKGWLPKTIINQVLSQTQLDFAQNLRTHMQEGAPSVAVAC, from the exons ATGCTTCCAGCCACCTTCAAGCTTTGTGCGGGCATCTCCTACAGGCACCTGCGCAATATGACAG GCCTTCAGAAGACGGCAGCCGTCGCCCTCAGCCAAAAGTTGCGGAGATTTGCTGACCCGGGACCTGGGAATTGGATCAGCCAAGTGCGCAGGAGGAGCTCTCTGCTGA GCTGCAGGACGGAGGAGAAGCGGCCGTACGGTGAGGCGGAGATGTCCTATGTGAGACAGGGAGAGGAGGCCATGCAGAAGTCTGTGCACATCCTCGGTGACTTGGACGGCTGGAAGACGGAGACTGTGGCT ccTAATGGTGACCGGGTCCTAAGCAAAGTGCTGCCTGATGTTGGCAAAGTGTTCAAGCTTGAGGCTGTCTTGGATCAGCCTCTAGCCACTCTCTACACAGAACTGGTGGATAACATGGAGAGTATGGGAGACTGGAACCCCAATGTGAAACAAGTGAAG ATCCTTCAAAAGATTGGCCAAGATACTATGGTGACTCATGAAGTTGCCTCCGAGACTCCTGGGAACATTGTCGGCCCCAGAGACTTTGTGAGCGTGCGTTGTGCCAAACGCCGTGGATCTACCTGCTTCCTTGCTGGCATGTCGACTAAATACTCCAGCATGCCAGAGCAGAAGGGCGTTGTGAG GGCTGAAAACGGCCCCACATGCATTGTCCTGCGGCCAAATGCAGAAGATCCGACAAAGACAAAATTCATATGGCTCCTCAGTTTAGACTTAAAG GGTTGGCTCCCGAAAACCATCATCAATCAAGTTCTGTCCCAAACACAGTTGGACTTTGCACAGAATCTGAGAACTCACATGCAAGAAGGTGCACCCTCTGTAGCTGTCGCCTGCTGA